From Salinirubellus salinus, the proteins below share one genomic window:
- a CDS encoding molybdopterin molybdotransferase MoeA translates to MTDVSESGFKEVTRVAEARERLLEAVSPHGRTDRVPLRVADGRVLAESVVADRNVPHYARAAMDGWAVRAADTFGAGDRSPAVLRESEGRVGPDEAVRVHTGSEVPDGADAVVMVEDTERFGDEVEVFDAVAGGENVAPAGEDVEAGQPLYEVGHRLRPSDLGLLKAVGITRVEVYEQPTVGVVPTGEELVEHDPEPGEVIETNGLTVSRYVRRWGGRAEYRNVVTDDESALRAAIERDLTKDVVVTTGGSSVGERDLIPEVVADLGEVLVHGVALKPGHPCALGVVRDTPVVMLPGYPVACIVNAVQFLRPLLKHLEGGTLPPHPTRPATLTRKVASEPGVRTFARVRLEAGDGEVLATPTRASGSGVLSSVALADGWVVVPEGLEGYDEGAEVAVEDWEYAP, encoded by the coding sequence ATGACAGACGTCTCCGAGAGCGGCTTCAAGGAGGTGACTCGTGTGGCCGAGGCCCGCGAGCGCCTGCTGGAGGCCGTCTCACCCCACGGTCGAACCGACCGGGTCCCGCTCCGGGTGGCCGACGGCCGCGTCCTCGCCGAGTCCGTCGTCGCCGACCGGAACGTCCCGCACTACGCCCGTGCCGCGATGGACGGCTGGGCCGTCCGCGCCGCGGACACGTTCGGCGCGGGTGACCGGTCGCCGGCGGTCCTCCGCGAGTCCGAGGGGCGCGTCGGGCCGGACGAGGCCGTCCGGGTCCACACCGGGAGCGAAGTTCCGGACGGTGCCGACGCCGTCGTCATGGTCGAGGACACCGAGCGGTTCGGTGACGAGGTCGAGGTGTTCGACGCCGTCGCTGGCGGCGAGAACGTCGCCCCCGCGGGCGAGGATGTGGAGGCCGGCCAACCACTCTACGAGGTGGGTCACCGGCTCCGACCCTCCGACCTCGGCCTCCTGAAGGCCGTCGGCATCACCCGAGTCGAGGTGTACGAACAGCCGACGGTCGGCGTGGTCCCCACCGGCGAGGAGCTCGTCGAACACGACCCCGAACCGGGTGAGGTGATCGAGACGAACGGCCTGACCGTCTCGCGCTACGTCCGTCGCTGGGGTGGGCGCGCGGAGTACCGGAACGTGGTGACGGACGACGAGTCGGCACTCCGTGCGGCCATCGAGCGCGACCTGACGAAGGACGTCGTCGTCACCACCGGCGGTTCCTCGGTCGGCGAGCGCGACCTGATACCCGAGGTGGTCGCGGACCTCGGCGAGGTGCTGGTCCACGGGGTCGCGCTGAAACCCGGCCACCCCTGTGCACTCGGCGTCGTGCGCGACACGCCGGTCGTGATGTTGCCGGGCTATCCGGTCGCCTGCATCGTCAACGCCGTCCAGTTCCTGCGGCCCCTCCTGAAACACCTCGAGGGGGGGACACTCCCACCCCACCCCACGCGGCCCGCGACGCTGACGAGGAAGGTGGCGAGCGAACCGGGCGTCCGGACGTTCGCCCGCGTCCGTCTCGAGGCGGGCGACGGCGAGGTGCTGGCGACGCCGACGCGTGCCTCCGGGTCTGGCGTCCTCTCGAGCGTCGCGCTGGCCGACGGCTGGGTCGTCGTCCCCGAGGGGCTGGAGGGGTACGACGAGGGGGCGGAGGTGGCGGTGGAGGACTGGGAGTACGCGCCCTGA